cagaaatctgttcctgtgactcctacaccaattagtgaggaagttaatgatgatgatcatgtaacttcagatcaagttactaccaaacctcgtaggtaaaccagagtgagatccacaccagagtggtacggtaatcctgttctggaggtcagattatttgaccatgacgaacctacgaactatgaggaagcgatgatgagcccagattccgcgaaatggcttgaggccatgaaatatgagataagatccatatatgagaacaaagtatggactttgattgacttgcccaatgatcggcgagccattgagattaaatggatcttcaagaggaagacagacactgatagtagtgttactgtctacaaagctagaattgtcgcaaaaggttttcgacaagttcaaggtgttgactacgatgagagtttctcactcgtatctatgcttcagtctgtctgaatcatgttagcaattgccgcattttatgaaatatggcaaatggataaacaaaaccgcattccttaatggatttattaaagaagagttgtatatgatgcaaccaggaggttttgtcaatcctaaaagtgctaacaaaatatgcaagctccagcgatccatctatggactggtgcaagcatctcggagttggaatatacgctttgataagttgatcaaaggatataattttatacagacttgcggtgaagcctgtatttacaagaaagtgagtgggagcactataagatttctgataagtatatgtgaatgacatattgttgatcggaaataatgtagaattattctgcaaagcatagaggagtgtttgaaaggagtttttcaaagaaagacctcggtgaagctgcttacatattgagcatcaggatctatagagatagatcaagacgcttgataagttttttcaatgagtacataccttaacaagattttgaagtggttcaaaatggaacagtcaaagaaagagtttcttgcctgtgttacaaggtatgaaattgagtaagactcaaagcccgatcacggcagaagatagaaagagaatgaaagtcattccctatgccttggccataggttctataaagtatgccatgctgtgtaccagatctattgtataccctacactgattttggcaagggagtacaatagtgatctaggagtagatcactggacagcggtcaaaattatccttagtggaataaggatatgtttctcgattatggaagtaacaaaaggttcgtcgtaaagggttacgtcgatgcgagttttgacactaatctagatgactctaagtctcagtctagatacatattgaaagtgggagcaattagctagagtagctccgtgcagagcattgtagacatagaaatttgcaaaatacttacggatctgaatgtgacagacccgttgactaaaattatctcacaagcaaaacatgatcacaccttagtactctttgggtgttaatcacatagcgatgtgaactagattactgactctagtaaaccctttgggtgttggtcacatgacgatgtgaactatgggtgttaatcacatggtgatgtgaactattgctgttaaatcacatggcgatgtgaactagattattgactctagtgcaagtgggagactgaaggaaatatgccctagaggcaataataaagttattatttatttccttatatcatgataaatgtttattattcatgctagaattgtattaactggaaaattgatacatgtgtgaatacatagacaaacagagtgtcactagtatgcctctacttgactagctcgttaatcaaaaatggttatgtttcctagccatagacatgagttgtcatttgattaacgggatcacctcattaggagaatgacgtgattgacttgacccatttcgttagcttagcactcgatcgtttagtatgttgctattgctttcttcatgacttatacatgttcctatgactatgagattatgcaactcccgtttaccggagaaacactttgtgtgctaccaaacgtcacaacgtaactgggtgattataaaggtgctctacaggtgtctccaaaggtacttgttgggttggcgtatttcgagattaggatttgtcactccgattgtcggagaggtatctctgggcccactcggtaatgcacctcactataagccttgcaagcattgtaactaatgagttagttgcgggatgatgtattacggaacgagtaaagagacttgccggtaacgagattgaactaggtatcgagataccgatgatcgaatctcgggcaagtaacataccgatgacaaagggaacaacgtatgttgttatgcggtctgaccgataaagatcttcgtagaatatgtgggagccaatatgagcatccaggttccgctattgtttattgaccggagaggtgtctcggtcatgtctacatagttctcgaacccgtagggtccgcacgcttaacgttacgatgacggttatattatgagtttatgtgttttgatgtaccgaaggagttcggagtcccggatgagatcggggacatgacgaggagtctcgaaatggccgatacgtaaagatcgatatattggacgactatattcggacttcggaaaggttccgagtgattcgggtatttttcggagtaccggagagttacgggaattcgtattgggccttaatgggccatacgggaaaggagaaaaaggccCCAAAGGttggctgcacccctccccatggtctagtccgaattggactagggagggggggcacccccttccttctttctccttctcccttcccttttcctactccaacaaggaaaggaggagtcctactcccggtgggagtaggactccccccttggcgcgccctcctccttggccggcggcctcccccttgctcctttatatacgggggcaagggggcaccccacagacacaacaattgatcattgatctcttagccgtgtgcggtgccccctccaccatattacacctcgataatatcgtagcggtgcttaggcgaagccctgcgtcggtagaacatcatcatcgtcaccacgccatcgtgctgacgaaactctccctcaacacttggctggatcggagttcgagggacgtcatcgagctgaacgtgtgctgaactcggaggtgtcgtacgttcggtacttgatcggtcagatcgtgaagacgtacgactacatcaaccgcgttgtgttaacgcttccgctatcggtctacgagggtacgtggacaacactctcccctctcgttgctatgcatcaccatgatcttgcgtgtgcgtaggaaattttttgaaattactacgttccccaacaagggccTTACCACATGAGGCAAATATGGTCGCACTGTGGTAAGCTCGGCTCGGTGGCACCATGACCTGACCAAGACAGTGTGGGATTGACTAAATTAATTCCTTTTATTAAATGTTAGCTTGACCCCAAGTCATGTCCAACATTTATTTACCATCGTGAATAAAGCTACACAAGATTAACATTTCAACAATATTCGTATCATGTTGCATATGTCCATGTTCTCATTTTGATTAGGTTCATGAAGATAACCATGGATGAATGGTACTGCCTAGGCAAAGTATGGACAATGACATAATAGAAGCATATGAACATATAGCTAGCAAAAGTAAGGCAATAATAATAACATTAAGGAAGTAATGCAAAAATTCCTTAAAAACATATTTAGACCATTGATGGTGTCATACATCGGGGGTGTCTCACCCAAGGGAGTCTGGCGTCATGCTTGTCTAGAGGCCCACGAGGCGCTGGATCAAAGGAAACCCTAAGGAAGGCAGCACAAATCTTCTTGCCTCCTAAGACAAGGGTCGCGACAGCGAGGATCGCATCTGCCCGCATGTAAACCCTAGCGTCCATCGGTTATATAAGGGGTGGCCAGGGGGCTCTCATAGCCATCTATTCCCAAATAGAAACTCTCGGTAGCAATCTCATACGCCATTGAAAACCCCCTGCACGAGGTATCTCTCCACCATGAATAACCAGAACAAGTAGTATGGAGGATGTTGTCAAGGGGGTTTCGCACATGGGCTACGTGTCTCATTGTCATAGGTGGAGGTAGGTGCAACATTGAAGGGTCCAGAGAAGCGCACATGTGCATGGGGAGGACGAGGGGAATGTGACAATGGCACTGGCCACGGGCAGGAGATGCGGTAGCGGTGGGGTATTGTTGTAGTGCGTAGGGAGGAAAATCTAAGGGGGAGGAGGGTGTGTGGCAGCTACGGAAGGGCTGGGGAATGTCTTGGCGCAGATATGCGAGCCAGGATGGCGAGCAGGGGATGAGGGCTTTGGAACTTGGCGCAAAGCACCCTACTGGCATGTGAGGGGGGCGGTCACCACTGCATCGCCTAGCCTAACCACTAAGTCGATGCACATGTCAGGGAGGTTTCTGGTTGCCAATGGAGATTATATAAGAGATTTAATGTTTAATGGACTGATGGATTGAGTGCAGTAATCAAAGACACATTCTGGATGGCAATTGTTTGCGGTGGAGTGTGGGAAACTGGCTTGGGTAAATGCTCTATGTTTTGGTGGGTGGAAGTACGTTGATAAGGTAAGTCACTCTGCCAAGTTTCAGTCCAATAGGGAAGCACATGTGGCAGTTGTAGTTCAATGGTGAAAATGGGACCAAAAGTTTGATTTGGATGTTGAGGTCATTTGTTGCACATGGGGATCAAAGGTGTTGGTGTGCATGGGTGTGTGGTAGGTGTAGCAGAAGTCATGGAATTGATTTGGGAAGCCTTGGATCAAAAGAAATTGAAGAATGCTTTACAAGATAATGACATTCTTCTCATAGGAAAATAATGTTTCTTTGTGGAGAAGAATTATGTAACGGCTAGAATATGTGTGACATTGACTTGGTAACATTATAGAAAGGTTGGATTACTTGGGAAAGAAAGATAGACGTTTTTTTGAGCTCAAGTCCAAATAAACTTCCAAATCAAGATCCAAACCAAAATTCAAATAGAATCCAAATGAAActcaaagaaaaagaaagggggaaTCGAGCTGTTATAGTAACTCATATGGAAAGCGTTTTCTCGGTGTAAACCGCCTCTAACTCATCCAATTTTGTGGCGGTTTTGCGTCTTGTACCACCTGCAATTGCTCGGCAACTCAATGTAGGTGGTTTTACTTGTCTTAAGTGCATAAGCATGCTCATTAGAGGCGGCTGCTGGATTAATGGTGAGAGCTACCTCCATCACTCGCCTCTAGTACTCAAATTTGTAGTAGTGGGCGACTCGAAAAACACCGGCAAACTCTTGTGTAGGTTATCTCCCAACCTTCCAAGCGATGACAGAGCGGGCATCACTACGATGGAGCCAAAGCTGCATTTAGCCAATGCCATCATCCAGAGAGAATGAGGGAAAATCAACGCCCCCCCGGCTCTTAGCCAAGGCAATGACCATCAACGTCATGGGTAGTCCCAGGCACACTTATTGATCATTTTACCATCATCAACAGCAAAGGGGCGCATCCCCGAAAACTACTCCTAACCCCATGGTTTAATTCGATTTACGCCGATTTGTTGTGCAACAAGGGGAAGCTCCTTTGTCAGAGGGTGTTTATTGAATGATTTTGGCTATATGCATTATGCTAAGACCGAAATTAAAGAGAAATGGAAGCAGTTAAGTTATTGTTTACGAAGAAAGTTGGACACTTTATGTTGGAAGTCTACTACACGACCTGATGGACAACGGCCTTGACCTGGTCCTTCGGATAGTTTAGGAGGTGCGTGCACTACGTGCGCACGTCCACCTCACATGCATGACATGCTCAGCCACGGCCATTGTACACGATCTCTCCCTCACCCCCTTGTACCTCTCCGCATGTATAAATAACCCTGCGAGAAATGAATACAAGTGTGCATAGAGTTTTGTAAAACAACTTGGTACCTGAGCAGTTCCGATCCTATCCCACGCTTCCGCCATGAATCGGCTGCTCCGCCGATCCCGCTCAGCTGACCTCGACACGGCAGCGAACCTCCCTCCCCTGGCTCCTCTTGCTGCCATCCCACCCACCCATGCAGCTCCGGGCGCGGTGGCTCTTCATCCTCAGGCTCCTACGCCTGCACCGGTGCGCCTCGGCCAAGCCGCACCCGCTGCACCTGCGGCTGTTGATGCCGCCCCTCTGGTGGCTCCACTCCATCGCGGCATCGGCCGCGAGCTCATCCCCTGCCTCAACATCCTGGGTGCGCCGGCACCAGGCGAGGGTATCCCGCCCTCCATCACCCACTTCCTGAGGTTCAAGCTCGACCTCGCTGCCGGTAACTACTTAAGATGGCGCCACCTGTTCTACTTTATCCTCTGGAAGTATAACGTGCAGCATCACGTCGATGAGAACCGGGAGCCACTGCATGAGGACACTAACTGGCGCAACGATGATATAACCATCGTGTTGTGGATTTATTCCACAAACTCTGATGAGTTGTACGACATCGTGATGTCGCCGGCCAGCACGGCGTACCAGGTGTGGCACACCATGCGCCTGTTCTTCCTCGACAATCAGGCCGGCCGTGCGATTCACCTCTCGGCGGAATTCTGCAGCACGGTCCAGGGGGACCTGACTGTTGCCGAGTACGCCCGCCGTCTGCAGTCTCTGACGGCCGCGCTCAACGATGTTGAGGAGCCCATCACCGACAGGACCCTGACACTCTAGTTCATCCATGGTCTCAGCCGGCGGTTCCATGTGCTCGCGGCGGTACTCCCCCTGCAGGTGCCGTTCCCCACGTTTTCCCAGGCCCGATCGCGTCTCCTCCTCGAGGAGATCACATAGAACGAGTGTGCTCGGGCTGACGGGCGCTCGGACGGCTCCACCGCGCTCTCCATCGGCCACACCTCTGGCGGCTCCGGCGACCGCGGCGGTACTCGCGGCGATCGCGCCGCCTCCGGCAACCAGGCGGATAAGGGGAAGGCCGCTGCCGAGCCTTCCTCCGGCGGCGACCGTGGACGTGGGCGCTGGCGTGGGCGCGGTCGTGGCCACCCAGGCGCTGGCAGCAGCTCCACCGCTCCAGCTGGGCGGCTCTCCACAGCAGCCGCTGGGCGCCCATCCGTGGATGGGGTATTTCGCCCCGTACGGGAGCCCCTTCCCACCTCTGCACCAGCCGCGCGCCCCCTGGACGGCGCCCAACTCTGCCGGCATCCTCGGCCCCCGACCCGGACAGCACCACCAGGTCTACAACGCTGGTGCATCTAGCTCCTCCAACCCCGCCCCGTGGGACAACTACGCCGCCCTCAACAACATCgcggtgcagcagcagcagcacggggGCCGCGAGTGGTTCCTCGACACTGGAGCCACCTCACACGTACCCGGTGAGACGAGTAATCTCTCCCAACTGTCTTCGGCTCTTTCACGTTCTTCTAATAGCATTGTAGTTGGTGACGGTTCACGGATCCCCGTGGTTGCCACCGGCTCCACTCGCCTAGGCCCCTTCTCTCTCACTGATGTTCTTGTCTCCCCCACAATCATTAAGAACCTAATTTCAGTTCGTCGTTTTACTCCCGAAAATTCTTGCACAATCGAGTTTAATCCATTCGGTTTTGTTGTGAAGGACCTCAAAACCCGGCGCATCCTAATGACGTCCAGTAGCCATGGAGATTTGTACCCTTTCTTCAGTTCCAGCGCAGTGCAGCAGGtcctctctgttggggaacgtagtaattttaaaaaaaaatcctacgcacacgcaagatcatggtgatgcatagcaacgagaggggagagtgttgtccacgtgttatgacaacgcggttgatgtatgatacgtccattttgcatcatgcttttatatcgatatttattgcattatgggctgttattacacattattccacaatacttatgcctattctctcttattttacaaggtttgcataaggagggagaatgccggcagctggaattctgggctggaaaaggagcaaatattagagacctattctgcacaactccaaaagtcctgaaactccacagaagttgtttttggaaataataaaaaatactgagcgaagaaaataccagaggggggccacaccctggacacgagggtgggggcgcgccccctgcctcgtgggccccctggtggccctccggtgcccatcttctgctatatgaagtctttcgtccgaagaaaaatcagaagcaagctttcaggacgagactccgccgccacgaggtggaaccttggcggaaccaatctagggctccgacagagctgttctgccggggacacttcccttcgggagggggaaatcatcgccatcgtcatcaaccacgctcctctcatcgggagggggccaatctccatcaacatcttcaccagcaccatctcctctcaaaccctagttcatctcttgtatccaattcttgtctccaagtctgggattggtacttgcaggttgctagtagtgttgattactccttgtagttgatgctagttggtttatttggtggaagatcatatgttcagatcctatatgcatattaatacccctctgattatgaacatgaatattctttgtgagtagttacgtttgttcctgaggacatgggagaagtcttgctattactagtcatgtgaatttggtattcgttcgatattttgatgagatgtatgttgtctttcctctagtggtgttatgtgaacgtcgactacatgacacttcaccattatttgggcctagaggaaggcattgggaagtaataagtagatgatgggttgctagagtgacagaagcttaaaccctagtttatgcgttgcttcgtaaggggctggtttggatccatatgtttcatgctatggttaggtttaccttaatacttcttttgtagttgcggatgcttgcaataggggttaatcataagtgggatgcttgtccaagtaaggacagcacccaagcaccggtccacccacatatcaaattatcaaagtaccgaacgcgaatcatatgaacgtgatgaaaactagcttgacgataattcccatgtgtcctcgggagcacttttctccatataagaaattgtccaggcttgtcctttgctacaaaaaggattgggccaccttgctgcactttatttacttttgttacttgttgctcgttacaaattatcttatcacaaaactatctgttacctataatttcagtgcttgcagagaataccttgctgaaaaccgcttatcatttccttctgctcctcgttgggttcgacactcttacttatcgaaaggactacgatagatcccctattcttgtgggtcatcaagactcttttctggcaccgttgccggggagtgaagcgcctttggtaggtggaatttggtaaggaaaaatttatatagtgtgctgaaatttactgtcacttgttactatggaaagtaatcctctgaggggcttgttcggggtatcttcaccccgaccagtagagcaaagagttgctcctcaacctactgaacctaccgaaaatgaaaatgtctactttgaaattccttcgggtatgatagagaaactgctagctaatccttttgcagcagatggaacattacatcctgatgagcacctaatatatgtggatgaagtttgtggattatttaagcttgaaggtatgcccgatgatgttatcaagaagaaggtctgcCCTTTaactttgaagggagatgcattgacatggtataggctatgtgatgatatgggatcatggaactacaaacgattgaaattggaatttcatcagaagttttatcctatgcatcttgttcatcgtgatcgtaattatatatataatttttggcctcgcgaaggagaaagcatcgctcaatcttgggggaggcttaagtcaatgttatattcatgccccaatcatgagctctcaagagaaatgattattcaaaaaatttatgctcggctttctgacaacaatcgcaccatgctcgatacttcttgtgttggctcttttatgatgaagactattgaattcaaatggtatttattggagagaattaaacgcaactctgaagatttggaccttgacaaaggtaaggagtcaggtataacacctaagtttgattgtgttaaatcttttatggataccgatgttttccataaatttagcactaaatatggacttgactctgagatagtagcttctttttgtgaatcttttgctgctcacgttgatctccctaaggagaagtggtttaaatatcatcctcccatagaagtaaaagcagtagcacctattaaagttgaagaaaagactatcacttataatgatcctattgttcctactgcttatgttgaaaaaccacccttccctgttagaataaaggatcatgctaaagcttcaattgtggttcgtaaaagcaatattagaacttatacacctcttgagcaagttaaagttgaacctaatattgctattgttaaagatctcttggctgataatattgatgggcatgttatttatttctgtgatgaaactgctagaattgctaaaccttgtgctaaagataaacatagacctgtggtaggcatgcctgttatttctgttaaaataggagatcattgttatcatggcttatgtgaaatgggtgctagtgctagtgcaatacctattgacttatacaaagaaattatgcatgatattgcacctgctgagttagaagaaattgatgttaccattaagcttgccaatagagatactatatcaccaattgggattgttagagatgttgaagtcttgtgtgggaaaactaaatatcctgctgattttcttgttcttgcttcccacaagatagcttttgtcccattatatttggtagacccttcttaaacactgttaatgctaagatagactgcgaaaaggatgttgttactattggtctaggtgatatgtctcatgagtttaatttctctaaatttcgtagacaacaccgtgaagaggaattgcctagaaaagatgaaattattggtcttgcttctattgccgtacctcctagtgatcctttagaacaatatttgctagaccatgaaaatgatatgtttatgaatgaaagaagggaaatagatgaagtgttctttaaacaggaacatattctgaaacacaatttgcctattgaaatcctaggggatcctcctccacccaagggtgatcccgtgtttgaacttaaaccattgcctgatactcttaaatatgcttatcttgatgaaaagaagatatatcctgttattattagtgctaacctt
This region of Triticum aestivum cultivar Chinese Spring chromosome 2D, IWGSC CS RefSeq v2.1, whole genome shotgun sequence genomic DNA includes:
- the LOC123049676 gene encoding atherin-like isoform X2 translates to MVSAGGSMCSRRYSPCRCRSPRFPRPDRVSSSRRSHRTSVLGLTGARTAPPRSPSATPLAAPATAAVLAAIAPPPATRRIRGRPLPSLPPAATVDVGAGVGAVVATQALAAAPPLQLGGSPQQPLGAHPWMGYFAPYGSPFPPLHQPRAPWTAPNSAGILGPRPGQHHQVYNAGASSSSNPAPWDNYAALNNIAVQQQQHGGREWFLDTGATSHVPGPQNPAHPNDVQ
- the LOC123049676 gene encoding uncharacterized protein isoform X1, giving the protein MNRLLRRSRSADLDTAANLPPLAPLAAIPPTHAAPGAVALHPQAPTPAPVRLGQAAPAAPAAVDAAPLVAPLHRGIGRELIPCLNILGAPAPGEGIPPSITHFLRFKLDLAAGNYLRWRHLFYFILWKYNVQHHVDENREPLHEDTNWRNDDITIVLWIYSTNSDELYDIVMSPASTAYQVWHTMRLFFLDNQAGRAIHLSAEFCSTVQGDLTVAEYARRLQSLTAALNDVEEPITDRTLTL